Below is a window of Pochonia chlamydosporia 170 chromosome 7, whole genome shotgun sequence DNA.
AGTGAGGGCTCAGACTCTGAAGCCTCGTCGTATTCGTCCAAGTCGTCGCGCTCAAGTGTGGTTTCTAAAATCCCCTTCATCAAGAATCTCTCTACTTCAGCGACGCGAAACGCAGTTGCGCATGATCTACCAGACACCACGCCCGCACACTACACCGGCGGGTTTCTCTCCCTCCCCCCGCAGCCCCCGTCGCTGAACCAAACAAACTTCACGCACATCCACGTCGCGTTTGAAGGCCTCCCCGTCGGCTCCGACGACATCTACGCCCTCGCCACGCTGCAGACTCTCCTCGGCGGAGGGGGGTCCTTCTCCGCCGGCGGCCCCGGCAAGGGCATGTACTCCCGCCTGTACACCAACGTGCTCAACCAGTACGGCTGGGTAGAATCGTGCGTCTCCTTCAACCACTCGTACACGGACTCGGGGCTCTTCGGCATCTCCGCCTCCTGCCTGCCGGGCCACACGTCGTCCATGCTCGACGTCGTGTGCCAGGAACTGCGGGCGCTGACCCTCGACACGGGCTTCTCGCGCCTGCAGGAGGGGGAGGTGTCCCGCGCGAAGAACCAGCTGCGCTCGAGTCTGCTTATGAATCTGGAGTCGCGGATGGTGGAGCTGGAGGACCTGGGGCGCTCGGTGCAGGTCCACGGGCATAAGATCCCCGTGGGGGAGATGTGTAGACGGATTGAGGGCCTGACGGTCGAGGATCTGAGGAGGGTGGCGGGCATGGTTGTCGGCGGGATGGTGAAGGGAGGGGGGAGTGGTGCGCcgacggtggtggtgcaggAGGCGCAGGCGTATGGGTTGACGAGCCATTCTATGAGTTGGGATCAGATCCAGGATCGGATTGATGGGTGGAAGTTGGGGAGGCGGTGAGTTTGATGTGGCTGTAGTATACTGTATGATATGTATTGTAGAATGTGAGGCTGAATGAATATTGGCCGGTACGATTGTTGTGATGTTTGTAATGTGCTAGCTGAATTTGGTGTCGAACTTGGCTGTTCTCAATGTAGTTTGAGAGACGACACAAATTAAAATAGTCGAGGAATCCATGTAATTTATCTATATACATGATATCCATCACCCGTACTAATCTATTGCCCATCTATGTCCAAATCCGATATATGGTATATAAAACCCAAACTCCTCGCCATGTTacaaacacaaaacaaaGTTAAAGCTTCGATCGCACTGCCTCCAACCGGTACTTGACATCCTTCAACGCCTTATTCGAGGGCTTCCAATCGTCAAATTGTCGGAGAAGTTCCTCCGTCTCGCTGCTCAGTTCCGTCTTGACAAAATCCTCTTCCAGCATGCCGCGCATAATCCAGGGCAGTACGTACGGATTAGACGATGCCAGACCCTGGCGGGGACCGACTTCACACGCTACGGGGGAGGGCGTGGATGTGGTTTCGAGAGCGTGagagatggccaagtcgTACACTGCTTGGTCGTAGTACAATCGGGAGTGGCCCTCGCCGGAGTAGAGAGATCCTGCGAGGGCGACGGATAGTTCGCGGATGAGACCGTGGTCTGTGACACCCAGGTTGCGTAGTTTCAATGCGAACCCGACGAGGTGTGCGATAAAGTCGGGTGCGTGGATGCGGCCGTCGATAAACACGGCACGGTAGATGTATGGGTGGCTGGCGGGGGAATAGACGGCAGACTGAGACGAGATTAGTTTCTGAATGTcaacatcaatatcaatatgGGGCATCTCACCTCCATCGGCACCAACTGGTCGTCAATGCTGCCGATAAACGTTACCCTTGCTCCGTAATCTAGTACCCGCTTCAAGGAGGCCTCAAATCGTTGTGAATTGCTGCTCTGAGGGTTTCCAAACTCCCAGAGCTCAGCCGCTGATCCCATGAGAATACTGGACTTGTAGTCTGGAAACGGGCCTAGCGCCACGCCTGCCATGGCGCAGACACCAATTTTGgcattggtgatgatgccaagatcTATGAGCTTCTCCAAAAGCATGATGCTTACGGGAACGCCTTGTGAATGGCAGGCCAAGATGATAAAGTCGGCATTGCGGATATGATCGATCCAGTTAAGCATCAGCTTCCACAAGTTGTCTACTCGATCACTGATTCTACCCTCGCCTTCCAGTGCCACCTTTTCAATCTCACAATCTGGTGACCCGTGCGCATCTGTCCACCGCCGAATAGCTTCTGCACAGAGGTTGGCAAATCTTAATGAAGTCCCCGTAGGTTGCCCGATCATGGGACGGAGATACGTTGCCGGGAATAGGCCGTGAATGCCAATGGCTATTGCTTTGCGAATCTTGGGTGGCTCCTTGACTCGGAAAACGTGATTGGCAGGCGGTTGAGAGGTGCGAAGCAGCAGCTGTGTAATTTGCTGTAAGATGGATGGGTTTTCCTTCATCTGATATGTGCTGGTAAACGAAGGCAGTAACAGATTAGGGGGTTGCTTTGAAGCGGTTTCCGACTCTGCCACTGATTTAGCTGACGACTCAGCCTTTGTTGAAGGTGCTGGAGTCTTTTGGTCTCTTGGCGGAGGCGGAAGACCTTGTGGTTGAGGTTCCTCGGCGGCTGGAGTTGCAGCCTGCGCAGGAGTCGAAGCTTCTGAATCTGTTGGAGCTTCCATGGATACTGGTCGTACTCTTTTTTTCCTGCGCCAAGTTGATTTCGTCTGTGGTTCTGCCTCTTTCGCTTGTGCATCTTGTTTTGTGTCCTTGCTTTGTGTACCAGAGACGTCGCCTTCACTCATGCGCTTCGGATGCGCTTCTGATCCTTCACCGATTACGGCCATTTCGCCCGAATCCGACGCGGGAGTCTTGTTACTTGATGTACTGGGCGAGGCCCGTGACCAGAAAGCCCATGTCGACCCAGCCTTGGGTGCAGGCTCATTTTGAGCCACAGGTGCCGGCGCATCTTCCATGACCACATCGTCTTGCTGTTTCGTTGGGGCCTGGACCTGGGCCTCTTCctgcttttcttctttttcggcCTCCGCCTTTTTCATCTTGTCGTTGTTGGAAGACCAAAGACCGAACCAGGTAGACGATGCAGGAGGTGCACTTGGCGGAGGCTCTCTGGGAACGAAATCTGGCGGCGCAGTTTGTTCTGGAGGGGTATTAGGTCTATTGTCTATCGGTGGTTTATTGGTTTTGTCAGCGTCAGCTGCTTGCGTCGTAGTAGATGTTGCTGTAACGGCGTGGTGCTCCGTGGTTGGAGCCTTGGACAACCAGCCGAGCCACCCAGTAGGAGGTGCAACTGCTGGTACAGGTGTTGTAGAGTTTGAGGCGTCTTGTTGTTGAGGATTTATATTTTCGTCCTGTTTAGTATCCCTTGCGTCTTTCGTAGTCTTGCTGTCTATGGGAGGTTGAGATGGCGGGGGTTCCTTAGTAGATTCGTTATCCTTGGTGGTATCATCGACGGTCTTATCGGTAGATTCAAGGACGGCTGGCATTCCGTCTTCGGGGACTTTGGATAGAGAAACAGATCGTGAACTGCTTCGAACGCTGTCCGTTTCGGCACCATTCTTTTTCGAAGAATCAAATCGGCTTAGATCTGGGGCGGCTGTGGAGCGGACGGTTCCGCCTAATATATTTTCACGTGCAACCGAAGTCGACGCGGTGGATTtctttggtgttttgggccAAGGGCCATACCAACTCTTCGCCTTGCGGACCTGTGACGACATGGCGTTAGTTTTGGAAGGACGGCTACTTTGGGTTTTCTGTTTGGTTTTATAATTTGCATCTGACATGACGCGTACCTGCTTCTGGGCAGAGGAATCGGGAGGAGCCGCGCGGTCTGATTCGGAAGATTGAGATGGTGGCATTTGGGGGATTGGCGGTGGAGgttgaagctgttgagaaCCAACATGAGCTTGCAGTTGATCCGAGGCAGCGGGTTGGGATGTGCTCGAGCTGGTGGATGCTCTGGCGGACATGGATGCCGTAGCCGGCTGTGATGCATGGGACTTGGTCTGGGATCTGGACttggactgggactgggactgggactggggCTGCGATTGTGACAACgacgatggtggtgacgTATTGGCCGTCTCCCGGCTCAAGGCAGTTGTCGGCAGACTGATGCTGCTCACCCCGGCCGGGTTTGGACGTTGTCGCTTTCGAGGAAGCATCAAGAAGTAGCCATGAGATTATGAATGAAGGAGAACAAGATAAAACGGAACggaggagttgttgttgttttggagAGGGTGGCTTTTGTGACACCTTGACTGGCATTCACGATCGGCTCTAGCTCGGATTGTGCCAAACcggacttgacttgacaccacTTGACTTCGATGACATGCAACTTGGCTTTTTGGCTGGTGCCTGGCGACCGAGTGGCCACAATATTGTCAACGACCAAGGTTGATTATGTGGACGATCTATCGGTTGAATGGCGTCCCTCATAAACCAGTGCTATTGACTGACATTGAACAAGTTATTGGCTTTTCAATTCTGTCCATCTGCATCGACTTGTTCGAGCTGTCACAGCTCCCCGCCAGTCGCAACCTTACAGGCAGCGCACGCCCCTGGAACTCGTTGACGACTCGCTGACGCCGGTGGACAAGGGTCAAACAAACCACTAGACCTCTGAAAGCTCCGTCGTTGATGTCAGCCCTGTACCACCGTCacaggcaccagacttggatgCGAGACAACATCGAATCCACGCGGACGACGGAGGAACAGAACAATGCTAGTCCCCACCTGTGATTGATCATGGCACATTGCACGCTTCACTCTGTCAGTCGCCTTTGCTGTGCCACATCACCCGCCACATGCCGCCACAGACCCTGACCGCCCACTACAACCCACACTAGTTCTTATCCTTATCGGCTTATCGGCGTCCCGCAGAAAAAAATATCCATCCAACTCAAACCAGGCCCGGTGCTCTGCGATCAGGAATTTCTGCACCGACTTGCAGATTGGCATAGGCACGACGACGCTTTCGCTGCATTTCGTCGCCATGAGCAATCTCAAGCGAAAGGCTGCTCCCGGTGGGCAACCTCCAGCTAAATCGGCCAAAAATACCAAGGAAGGCCGACCTTCAAAAACAGATGGCTCTGCAACTGCCAAATCAAAACCAGCCAAGCCTACCAAGGCCAAAGAGAGCGACGACCGCCCCAAAGCCCCGGCTGTCTCCCTTCTGAAGAATGAAGAGCCTATTTTCCCGAGAGGCGGCGGAAGTGTCCTTACGCCATTGGAACAAAAACAAATTCAGCTTGAGGCCAAGGCGGATGCTCGACGAGAGGAGGAGTTCGACACCAGCGGCGGAAAGGCtcagaagaagcagaaaaagaagaagatttcCACAAAGGGAGACAAGAAGGGGTCGGACAAGAAAGATTCTGAAGATTCTGTCAAAGTCGAAAGTCTCAATTTCAAGGTAATTGCCAATTCTCAATCTGTCAACTGCTTCAGCTTTTATATTTTCCGGGCTTGTCCTAACAGCCGCAGAAACTTGTCAAAGGCTCTTTGGTGCTCGCCCAAATCACACGAATCAATAACCTGGATCTCGAAGTCGCTCTTCCCAACAATCTCACTGGCCATGTGTCAATTGTTGCAGTTTCCGAGCAATTGACGAGCCGCGTTCAAGAGGCCGCCGCTGAGcaggacgatgaggacgaatCCTCCGACGAAACCGACGTTGATCTGAAGTCCATGTTTGTCGTGGGCCAGTACCTTCGAGTATATGTAGTATCTACCATGGACGAGTCAGCAATCGGCAAAaataagaagaagattgagcTTTCTTTGCGACCCTCTGAGACGAACTCGGGCCTAACGAAGGACGACGTTGTCGCAAACTGCACCGTCATGGCTTCCGTCATCAGTGTCGAAGATCGTGGCTGCGTCATGGATCTTGGTGTCCCCGACCTTCGAGCCTTTCTGCCCAATGCAGAAATTGACTCAGCAATTGACCAAGGTCGTCTCCAAGAGGGGTCTGTTTTTCTTTGTCAGGTTACTGGCAAGGGCTCCAACGGCAACGTTGCTCAACTGTCCCTTCAGCAAAAGAAACTTGGTAGCATTAAAGATG
It encodes the following:
- a CDS encoding mitochondrial processing peptidase alpha subunit (similar to Aspergillus terreus NIH2624 XP_001210472.1) — translated: MLRQLSARLSPRTSKLLLPRNICKKGFATVQVEGLQKEPTELDQITTLPNGLRVASEALPGSFAGVGVYIEAGSRFETPSLRGVSHIMDRLAFKSTSQHTADAMLERVENLGGNIQCASSRESMMYQAATFNNAVPETVALLAETIRDPCITEEEVAAQIETARYEIAEIWSKPELILPELVHTAAFKDNTLGNPLLCPEERLAEIGRDTVTLYRDRFYRPERMVLAFAGVDHSIAVRLAEEHFGDMRKGKLLTGSETSESEGSDSEASSYSSKSSRSSVVSKIPFIKNLSTSATRNAVAHDLPDTTPAHYTGGFLSLPPQPPSLNQTNFTHIHVAFEGLPVGSDDIYALATLQTLLGGGGSFSAGGPGKGMYSRLYTNVLNQYGWVESCVSFNHSYTDSGLFGISASCLPGHTSSMLDVVCQELRALTLDTGFSRLQEGEVSRAKNQLRSSLLMNLESRMVELEDLGRSVQVHGHKIPVGEMCRRIEGLTVEDLRRVAGMVVGGMVKGGGSGAPTVVVQEAQAYGLTSHSMSWDQIQDRIDGWKLGRR